The following coding sequences are from one Granulicella sp. L56 window:
- a CDS encoding DUF882 domain-containing protein, with the protein MRLRFNRWVTAVAVAAAVLMVGGSAKAAEPTETLQGKNYSLHLYQLHTGESLDVVYRVGDTYIPEALDKLNHFLRDYRTDTVKTYDPKEFDVLHSLMAKLRRPNGVIDIVCGYRTPETNHFLRTRAASTGVAEHSQHIAAKAIDIRVPGVSTVRLRNAALSLHEGGVGYYPTSQFVHVDVGPVREWSYGRVRSRHRHSRTRVRALGE; encoded by the coding sequence ATGAGGCTTCGTTTTAACAGGTGGGTGACGGCTGTGGCTGTTGCTGCGGCGGTGCTGATGGTGGGCGGATCGGCGAAGGCCGCGGAGCCGACAGAGACACTGCAGGGCAAGAACTATTCGCTGCATCTCTATCAGTTGCATACGGGGGAGAGCCTTGATGTGGTGTACCGGGTGGGGGACACCTATATTCCGGAGGCGCTCGACAAGCTGAACCATTTTCTGCGTGACTATCGGACCGACACGGTCAAGACATACGATCCGAAGGAGTTCGATGTACTGCACTCGCTGATGGCGAAGTTGAGACGGCCCAATGGGGTGATCGATATCGTCTGCGGCTATAGGACTCCGGAGACCAATCACTTTTTGCGGACGCGGGCAGCCAGCACCGGCGTGGCAGAGCATAGCCAGCATATTGCGGCGAAAGCGATTGATATCCGCGTGCCGGGCGTGTCGACCGTCAGGCTGAGGAATGCGGCCCTAAGCCTGCATGAAGGCGGCGTGGGGTACTATCCGACGTCGCAGTTCGTGCATGTGGATGTGGGACCGGTAAGGGAGTGGTCGTATGGACGGGTGCGGTCGCGGCATCGGCACTCCCGGACTCGAGTGCGCGCACTGGGCGAGTAG